The DNA region CAACAACTATTATATATCATAAGTTCATAACAACAAATTGATGTTCCAAAACCATAAGTTGCATCAACCAATtgaaaatgtaataattatttaggaACAATTAGTACCCACTTACAAGCCTACTaattatgatttaaataaaattttgcaagtTGTAGAGCTCTTTGGGCACATGGCTAATTCTTGCAAGATTCTAATCTTGTCCTGAGGATTTGCGAAATATGTATTTCTGACTCTTTTATTATGGATTGTCATGGACTGTAAAGCTCTTGAATTCTGCAATATATATTTTGCAAATTGTAGCTCATACTTCTTACCTTTATAATTCATAATAGTACACCTTCTtagttttgaagaaatgcaTTCAGGAACAATTTGTGGGAAAGTCCAAACCATGGGAGGAAATGATTCCAATGGCAAAAAAAGCACAAAAGTTTGAAGCTTAGGGCAATGCTTAATCATTTCAAACACCAAATTCCACCTAACAACGAACCAAAAGCTGACCTCCAAGTGAATCAAATTGTGAAACACAGGAAAACACTCTGTGTCAGGCTGCAAGAGTTGTAaagacaaaacatgaaaatattagTGAAATTATCTAGAAGAAAAATGCTAACAACACACTCTTTTGAGACTCATTTTCTAAAacattatcttattaaaattttatttgaatcccACTAAATACACGAGTCTTATACCCTATTTGGTGGATCTTATTCCTTCACTAATGAGACCTACATGAAAATAGTGTATGTCACTAGATATGTAGGTCTTATGCCATATTTAGGGAATCTCATTCCCAAATTAATGTTATCCGCATGAAATTCAACCAATGAGAGATTGTGCcaaaaatgagaaattattgTAGATTTGACCATGGCATATTCATTGTCTCAATCAATCTCCATATGACATGTAGTCAATTTTATGACTTCTTTATTATAAGTTGAAATATTCAATTAACAATCTTATGGAGATTGATTGGACCAAGGGTGAACCCAAACCATGCAACATACAATGTTTCTCATAAATGTGAGTGTCTCTTTATCAAAATAGGAAAACAATTTAAGAAactacacatttttttcttttttccattcTTACCTTGATGAAGAATCTCAGATACTCCACATTAGATGCTACCTTCAGAGGAATCTCAAAcctaaaattaactttaatcTCTGCTTTCACTAACTTGGGCATGATCTGAAACTCTACCACATCTGACTTgttgtaaaaaaacatattattcgCTCGCAAATCCTCTAGAATGGGACACTCATGAAGAACCTTTGCTAGATGCCAAGTCTCCAACATAGTAAAATTATCCAAATGCAATGTTTTAAGTGCGGGTAAGTGAACTAACCCAAGAGCATTCACACGGAACCGATACAACTTAAGAACAACAAGCGTTTTGCAATTCAAGATAATGTTTGGCAACTCAAATGGACGGGGCATCTCAATCTGAAGGTGCTCAAGACCACGTTGAATAACAGCATTTACCCATATCTTGAAATGGGAGTAGGGGAAGTTGTTGTCATATCCGCAAGAGTTGAAGCGGAGGCGTGCAAGTTTGAGGGGTTGTTGCACATTACGTGCTAGGAGGGAGccaaaagcaaaattaaaaaaggagGAGTAGGATTTACCATTTTGGATAAAAGTTATGTCATCGAGATCAAGGATGGGGATGGAGAGCCACAATGGCTGCCACCGCTTAGAGACAAGACTTGTGGAAATGGCCTCTTGAGTTGAAAGGAAAGACAAAATGTGACCCAAGACTTCATCAGGTAATGCGCTGATCTTGTCCTGTGTTTCCATTTTTCTATTACTCAGAGGAAGGCAAGGATGATCTTGAGAATGGTAGATGaagttttttgttcttgtattGATTTTTTCCAAAGATATATAAGCAGATGAAATCCTTTCctaataaatgaaatacatatTCATTAAAAGCAAAtgcaatataatattaaatttcatttaatgaGATGGAATTTAATATTATGTTGTAACCGGTCTTATTAAATGGTTTGttttatgaataatattttaagtttgCGTATTGTACACGAAAAAAAGAAGTTACTTTtatatagttaaaattaaagtaaattacATTCCACTCTTCTGAGTGATACATGTATTATATTGTCTTCCCTtcttatgttaaaataaatagtttagtCCATTTAACTTAAAACTATTAGAGTGAATTACACTTCTTTTCTAGAGAAAAACAAGTATTACATTATCATCTTTttggtataatatatttttggtttctaaacttttcaccttttttgcttttaatctctaaacaagttttttagtgtttttcatccttgtatttttgtttatttacaattttactcCTTGTTGTCAAGTAAAGCATTAACTGATGACATAGCAATGTTTTCCAACTAtgtattttttgtaaattatctttttagtcTCTTATTAACTATTCTAACATCACCAATTACTTTAAACAAACGAgagtttacaaataaagttttcttaaaaaatatacatgtgaCTAACCCATCTGACTCTTGTTGAATCTAGACTCCGAggttttaattatgacaaacTATTAGTAAAGAAAATTACAAAGATGGTCGAGGAAAGCTATGCAAGCTAAAATATTTGCTAAGTGTTTTGGTTGAAAATATAAAGAGCATATCAGAACAAGTACTCTAATGAGTTCGAAACAAGTTTATAAAGAATGTCTTAACATTGCATAAAGAAATAACTCTCAGAAGATTGAATGAAACTCCATTTGAATGATGAGTTAGAGCTTCCTATAAAGACCTTAATCTTAGCAAGTTGTAAAGGACATCAATAAGGTCTTGCTCAAAATGAATATCAGAGGCTATAATGAGAAGACAACATCATAATAAagctaaaccaaagtcaagacCTTGAAGGAATTTGAGAATGAAACATCATAATGATGTACATAAGCTGAACTAGAATAAAGACTTAGAAGGACTCTAAGATTGGAGCATTATAATGATAAAGCAACATCTTGTTTTTCATATGAATCACAATGATTGAGGATTAATCAAAAGATGCATAGAGTTGAAGATGAGACAAGTCATTAAGAGATTCTGATATTGAACATCAGAATAAAGAAATGATGACTATTCAAAAACCTTCACCAAGGAAAGATTAAACAAGACACCAACAACAACTTACATTAGTTATCAATGTTGAAGTAAGCTA from Glycine soja cultivar W05 chromosome 8, ASM419377v2, whole genome shotgun sequence includes:
- the LOC114421828 gene encoding FBD-associated F-box protein At4g10400-like encodes the protein METQDKISALPDEVLGHILSFLSTQEAISTSLVSKRWQPLWLSIPILDLDDITFIQNGKSYSSFFNFAFGSLLARNVQQPLKLARLRFNSCGYDNNFPYSHFKIWVNAVIQRGLEHLQIEMPRPFELPNIILNCKTLVVLKLYRFRVNALGLVHLPALKTLHLDNFTMLETWHLAKVLHECPILEDLRANNMFFYNKSDVVEFQIMPKLVKAEIKVNFRFEIPLKVASNVEYLRFFIKPDTECFPVFHNLIHLEVSFWFVVRWNLVFEMIKHCPKLQTFVLFLPLESFPPMVWTFPQIVPECISSKLRRCTIMNYKGKKYELQFAKYILQNSRALQSMTIHNKRVRNTYFANPQDKIRILQELAMCPKSSTTCKILFKS